Genomic segment of Penaeus vannamei isolate JL-2024 chromosome 36, ASM4276789v1, whole genome shotgun sequence:
GCCCGCCGAGCGTCCTCCCACGTCTCCTCCGCCCACGTGACGAACATCAGGCAAAGCCCTCCGACCTCTATGAAGAGGACGGGGCAGCTGACGCGGCCGCCCACCGCCGACGGGCCGAAGGGAGCCAGCGCTGCGCTTGCGGTCTCTGGGGCACGAAGGGAAGGGGTCTGTCTGTGAGTCGCGTCCATTGAGacatgtaggaaaggtatgaatgagaatgaacatcttcacagtgcaagagatataattgaaaccggtcaacTACATCTTGCACTatgaagatatatgtacataaattataatctgtatatatatatatatatatatatatatatatatatatatatatatatatatatatatatatatatacatacatacatatatatatatatatattatatatatatatatatatatatatatatatatatatattatatatatatattatatacatacatatgttactCACACGCGCAAGTACCAGAAGTGTTTACAGATTTTTTCGCCGTGTCGATTCACTTTAACATTTCCATATGGtgaaaatttctttctctctctatatatgcatatatattttcccaTGTATGTATAacttatacacacttacacacatacacaaatatatgtatataaatgtgtatgtgtgtatacatatagatatgtacatacatacatacatacatatatatatatatatatatatatatatatatatatatatatatatatatatatatatatatgtatatatatgtatgtatgtgcacacatgctAATAAAAATTGTATACATATCAGCTATTCACTTCAGTAACtccgagagatttttttttttttaattccaactCACTCTTTTGGATGGTGGCTTCACATATGAAGTTTATTATGGCAGAACTAGATGCGTCATTCATATAGAGGAACCACGATGATGAAAGGCACAAATAGTGTTCGTTCTCATGTGCGTTATCAGGCTGCTGCCCATTTGGAAAAGCGGCCCAGAAGGGGGTTCCCAAGGGCACGGCTTCTCCTGACGACGTCACCCAGACGCCCTCTGCTGCCTCGTCGCTTCCGTCCAACCAGAAACTTGTGCCGGATAAACCTTTATAACAATTAAGAAGACCAAAATAGCATAGATTAGCGGAATAGATGAGAATGATATGCATGATTAACCTACTTGGGTAGAGCAACAAAGACAACGGATTCAACACCTTAATGATCGACTGTATTGGATAATCTGTACCCATTGGATAATTGAAAAAGTACGAACGCTGGTGTACTTCCCACCGTTGGCATGGATGTAGTCAATTGTATTCTTGAAGTCCGTGGCCGTGGTGATGGCAGCCAGTTCCCCTTTGGCAGCATGGCAGAACTGTCTCGCTTCCCCATAGGGTTCGGCAACAAAGGTCACGAACAAGAGGCATTTGTCGCCCACGAGGGAGTAGCCTCCGGGGCAGTCTTGCTCCGGAGGCGTCGAAGTAGTTGTAACGACTTCAGCTTGGAATGATTCCAACTTGGTTCGATTCCAGGTAACTCGCCCTTCTACTTTCCCTGTAAAATGAGCATTGTCTGTAACCCTCATGTGGATTATCACAGCTTATACTCGAACAAAGGACTATTTGTAGTGACAAATACCTGGACAAGCTAATTATCTTCATAAGCATCTGTTTCAgcaatacatagatatacatttgaaaaaaatagatCAGACATAGTCCATACCTGCGAACAGAGCACAGGTAAAAATCAAAGGAAGGTATGACATCATCTTGAGAttatctggggggggggaggaaaaatttGAATATTagtttttcatttactttcatttctgtctattcatatacttgattatccatatataaaattacatatacattatcttATTCATATACTAATGTATTTAAAATATTTCCCAAtctatttttgttcgtttttcttaatccttatttacatctgtaaatcttattgttattatatattgcaCATGTGTTACGTCTGTTCGTATACTACACATGACTTCAAATTCCTAAAATATATTACATGTGACTGCGGACCTGGAATATCTTACTTCCAAAATCGTATATCAGTACTACATTTTATATGAGTGGAGTTTATATCGCTTCATTTTGATCTAAACTTTGGTAAAATtgacaatataaacaataaagaacGACACACGCGCACATCAGCATAAAGACATCAATAGAACTATCAAgtagattttcattatcattaaattttttattagcatttctattattgtcattaataatattaacatcattattattactattttaattagtatcatcattattactatatatctTACAATGCTGCTCATGTTTCGTTTGGTCATTCGCATGATGCGCCTAAAACATCATGTGAATGCGAGGCAAGTACGCACTGCACAGAAGTAGTTAGACCGCCAGTTCATACACATCTATTATTTACACTACTATCCGAGGGgggaggttaagaaggaaggtaggatgggtaggggaaaggaaaggagaggaagaagggagggacttaaagaaaaaaggagagagaaggaggaactaaaagagaaaaaaacgcagAAGGGGCATAATGAGtaaagggagtggggaaaaggaaagcgagaggagagaggaaggggaagataagggaAGATCATTGAAAAAGGGGGATgcgggaatgaaggaaggggataagggagccaaggaagtgaggaaggtaaaagaggaaaggagggaggtgggagggaaacaTGGGAACATGTAGGACTTAAAATAGGAGAGGAATAAATTTAAGGAATGTttgggagaggaaaagacagtGCGAGAAAGGGAATGACaggagcagagaagaaaaaggaaaagggagagagaagaaaaaggaaaagggagagaaggggcgggaggaaggaggagggttaaaagaggagggaagggaagcggaaaaaatagagatacgaaggaaaaggtggaggaagaatgaagagaaaggcggagagggagaagtgagccCCCAATGACCTCAATACCCCTCTTACTTTGAAAATAACTCAAGTAAACCTGCGGTGTGTTTTGACAGGCAACAAGAGTCAGGGTAAGACAGTTAAGTGAGTCCGTTCCTTCCCGAACCATATTCAAAGGGCGTTGATAAGTAAGTGACAAGTTCATAAAACTGACAAAGAACATCGTATAAAGACTATAAtcgtatattttatatcatttattgcaCTGGGAACAATGGTTTGTGTGTATTGAAATGACTAACCATTATTGCTTGCTTAAAcagctcttcttcttccaccagttcttgttattttcattgctattattacttaaTTCAATTATTCTTCAAAACTGACCGCTTACACACACTATGATTACACATCGACTTCTTACGCATAAGCTACTTAGAAACCACTTACACACAGGCTCCTTCCACACAGAATATTTACACAAAGGCTAAGTGGACAGCTTCACACAGACCACTTACAGGCTACTTACAAACTACTGACACATACTCTACTTACACTCATACCACTTACCTTACTCTAGCCTATATAAGTGAATATCTAGCAGTGCAGTGTAGCAGCCTTTTGAAGTCCCCTTTTATGCGTTATCAAGTAGTGCGCTTATCAGATATTTACATGTAAGCAAATGACGACTTTTATCTTGATTATTTAAATGAAAggatgggaaaaaaagagaaaacatgtgGTGCATTTCACATAACTTTAGCTGTTGCATTTTCCTGTGGGATTGTAAGAAAGTAATTGCGGGGGTAATTATTAGAAATGTTGAATAAtttcggtgataatgatgataataatgaggatggcaataataataagaatgataaaaataagtaatgataataacagcaacaacagtatgTTGGCTCATAATTTGGATTTATTTCAAATGCTTTATCCCACATGTCTTGTCCTATCAATGTTTTCTGAAAAAAACTATATTAATATCAAATTTATTCTCTAGCTTCCGCTTCCtcacattattttttctatacacAAAAAAACGGTATACCCACAACATATATTTTACCATCATCAATAGTAAAATAATCTTTATTAGTGAAAACTGATGCTTCTTCCTTAAGTTCCCCTTCACATCTAGGGTAAAAGATTCACTGCTTTTCAGGGGGTTCTTGAAAATATCCTTATCAAAAGTAATACCCATGGTATTTCCAATGGTCTCAGccgttaagaaaaaaaatactacttAATTAAACGTCGAACTTAATATCATCACTCTTATACATTAAATTTTACTAGTATTACATCTTCCCTGTTTTTCCACTGGTCTCAATTCCTCCAACAGCTCTCCTCTTTCTAGAAGCTGATTCCTCCAGGTGACGCTCCCTCTTCTCCGTCACTGGAGTCTGCGGCGGCGGTTCCCGGGGCACGACGAAGGCCGTGTGGATTCACCGAGCGGATGACCTCTTCTGCCTGAATCTGGGCGAGCAATAGGAACCCAAGGTATCTGGAAGGGAGCTAGCGTCATCCCCATTGAGCTCTGTGCTAACACGTCACGGAATatgattttttcctgtttgttttgcaAGCTTCATTATAATAAGAAAGATTCGCTTGCTCAAACAAAAGTGTGGATTTTTTGTTGCACTCCttatactggtaatgatgatgaataaaagataaaaagcaatCCGTAATTGAAAACAATTTCTGTGTCCTGATTGGCTGGCTATGGTGCCACTTGCGTGGCGTCACAGCTCTGCCCATTTTGATAGGTCACGTAAGGCGGGAAAGCgcggaatattcatatatatatatatatatatatatatatatatatatatatatatatatatatatatatatatatatataaatgtcaacatgtatatatttatttatatatattcatgtatataatgacatatatatatatatatatatatatatatatatatatatatatatatatatatatatgtatgtatgtatgtatatatattcatatatataatgacatatatatatatatatatatatatatatatatatatatatatatatatatatatatgtgtgtgtgtgtgtgtgtgtgtgtgtgtgtgtgtgtgtgtgtgtgtgtgtgtgtgtgtgtgtgtgtgtgtatgtcataaaTACATGTTAGTTCATCTTCCCCACGTAGAACTATAACTAAATATTTTCTTATAATTCCCTCCTTATATACTTCctctcaaggggggggggggggtaaagctaCCTTAGGTAGCGGGTTCTAAGAACCGAGCAGGTACAGTGGACTCAGTCAGAATATTAGTGAAATGGATCAACCGAGTAGTGAACTTTTACGAGAACTATCTAGATCAcccaagacacagacacacaatgcaGGGACAAGGATGGCTAACAACAGTAAGGACTCATCTACCACAACTGATAAAATCACTGTCGAGCCTAAGACGATACGGAAAGACAGCCTAAAACGACCTAAGAAGACTCCTCATGAATCTGAACATGGAGAACATTCCCGAACCATTGTACCTACTCCACCCTCAcgttctccttcacctctcctcgaGTTACCTGACAGTGACTCTGATAACCTCTGCATCGAGACAGATTCGCCAACAGTTCCTAGACATAATCATCCAGCGGAGCCAGACGTACTCGCTATCTCCAGTGAGGATGAAAAAACCTCCAAATGTTGAACTACTACAAAATCAGAGGAGAAAGCATAGTGCAAGACCTAACAGTGATCATGATGCTAGATCCAGGAGAAAGCTGATTACTGTTAGAGGATCGTAATTGGCTGGATCGTACAGGTGTAGTCTGTCCGCCATGTCGTCCAGttgccatccccccctcccctcccccgaaaCTGGACTCTCTCATCCGATATTTTGTGCCTGTTTCAATCCTTCTCCAGTATCCGAGGTTCCGTGGGTCTGTGTGCCATGGAGGGCTTTCTCCAATAAATGGCTGGATGTTCTCGTTCCAGTAGTTGTCTCTAGGTTGATAGTGCTTGGGTTCATAGTCTGGGTCGAGTTCAAAGACGTTGTCCCACAATTCGTATAACTTTCCGGTATTTGAGGGTtctgaaaaaaatcacaattattTTTCTGATTTCCTCATTCCGCTTCCTCAGCATGAAATATGTTTagtatttattcctttatcatttccTCTACATAAAATATCTCTAGTATGCCTTAATCACTTCCTCACATACCTTTCTCTGCTTCTAAGTCGATCTGATGTATAAGTTCCTTGATAGTGTTTGTATTTTCCATCACAAGTTTTTACACACGGGCTTCACAAGGGGAAAATTTCATGTTGGTTCACCTTCCCCACGAAGAACTAGaactaaatatttttcttataattcccTCCTTATATACTTCctctcaagggggggggggtaaagggttcTAAGAACCCGGTAcctaaggtgtatatatatacatatatatatatatatatatatatatatatatatatatatatatatatatatatatatatatatatatatatatatatgaataatccgCGCTTTCCCGCCTTACGTGACCTATCAAAATGGGCAGAGCTGTGACGCCACGCGAGTGGCACCATAGCTAGCCAATCAGGACACAGAAATTGTTTTCAATTATGGAttgctttctattttttgttcatCATCATTGCCAGTATAGGGAGTGCAACAAAATAGCCACACTTTTGTTTGAGCACgcgattcttttttattataatgaagcttgcaaaacaaacaggaaaaaaatcattttccgtGAAGTGTTAGCACAGAGCTCCTTGAAGGCCAAAGTCCCCCAGGCCACACAGACCCAAGAAACATCGGGCACCACAGAAAGCGACCCAGAGGAACACCAGATTTCGAAAAGATCACAAGTGAGAATCCAGCACAGGGGACGACGGAAACTGGACGAGATACCAGACAGACTACACCTATACGATCCAGTAAATCACGATCCCCAGACTGTGATATCATTCTTGATCCGGTTAGCAGGACAACAACACCGAGCAGGTACAGTGGATACAGTGAGACTAATAGTGGATAAACAGGGTAATGAACTTCTACCAGAATTATTTGGAGAATCCAGTTCATGGGAGTACAACCCGAGGGAGAGATTGGATAGCAATAGTGCAGCACAACCTACCAAGTCTGATAGAGAAATTGCCAAATCTAAGGAATTGCGGGAATTCACTGGAAGGATGGGAAGACAGCCTGGATCACATTTAAAGAGTATGGACAAACCCAAGAGAGAGGACAAAATACGGATTATGGTGGAAACTGGACCACTTGGACAATCAAATAGGAGTGAAACAAATACCAACGGAAAAGCCAGTGGTACCAAAAAAGACCAGACCCAAAGAAGAATAAGGGAACTCCAGTGGCAAAGAGAACTCGACtacaggaaaacagaaaaaatcaacaacaagaaGTTCTTAAATTTATTATTGCAAACGCCAACTTAGTTGGCGGTCCCTAATGGGGGAGagagccatatatatatctaaatacatttatgtatatgtacctgtgtgagaacacacacacaaacaaatacacgcacacaaacacgaatataCCCACCCACAGTAAAGCCCACTGCAATTCCTACACAAACCAACCCCCAACGATGACTTTGAACAACCAAGAGAAGATCCAAGAGAGGGAAATAAGCAACATATGATGACTTTCGGGAAAGTCATTCGCGGAATATATATCGGCCCAggtttcttcattatcattatcatcattgtatcaccattgctgttgtttcgtttgttatcaccattattgttaatatcattgattataatatcatcatttttatcatcacaattaataCCTAACCAAGATTCATTTATGCTAAAGTAAAATCAGTTCATTTGACAAAAATAATTTAGAATTAACGCTGTCTGCATATAATACAATGACGCAGAATAGTCTACCCTATACTTTATTGTTTTCTATGTACAAAGAATTCAATAAAAGAAAACGTATTAATGATCATGTATAACTTGTTTTTACAGAAAATAAAGCCTTCGAAATAAACAGAATGAGCCTAACAAAGACTAAAACCAGTGTGGTATAACAGCCTtacaatatcaggaaaaaaatgtacgtctacgtgcgtgcgtgcaattTACATTTCACTTCTATGTATAAACGTATAGAGCACACAAACCTATATTGCTAATATGTATAATCTCATGAAGGAATCAGCAAAATAGGCAtgaaaaaatctatttatctttttactcatatcattatcactgttattctgaTCACCGTATCATCACTgttttctatccatctgtctgttcatgcaatatttttatttattagtgAAACTATGCTTAAATTATACGACAAATTTGAAGTTTTTACTGCGGCGTTAAATTTCTACATTCCTGCATTCTTATTTCATGTGACTGCGAACTTAAAGTCAGAGCATTTTTGTGTAAGATGGGTTGATAAATGACAACATAAATTGAATGGTACatctacacacgcgcgcgcacgttaATCATATTAAGAATCTATATCAGAATCCTATTCAGACTATCATTATATGtagtcattaccataattattattattgttgacatcattataataattattgctataattattattattgtcacatatcattattaatattacttttataatcattctcattattaccgtcgttattattttttattattaatgtttttgttagtagtagtagtactatcattattaacaccatctGTATtagttattaccataattgttattattgttgacatcattataataattattgttgcaattatcattatcatatataattattagtattactattgtaatcatttttattattatcatcgttatcatttctatcattattgttcttgttagtagtagtagtactatcattatcatcaccatctgcattagttattaccataattgttattattgttgacatcattatactaattattgctgtaatcatcattattatcatcattaattatcattaccattataaatattctaattattatcatttctattatttctatccttAATGTTCTtgttagaagtagtagtactatcattattatcaccatctttattatccttcttcttcgaGGCAAGAACATTGTACTGAAATAGTCACACCGTCActttatgcacatttattatcAACACGACTATCCGAGGGAGAGGGTTtatgaagggaggtaggaggaggaggaggaggaaggaaggggaaggaggaaggggggtagagggagtaagggaggggaaggaggggtgaggggggaagagggggttggagagggaacgAAATATATAGTGAATATAAGGGAGATTtgggagtaagagaatgagagagcggggATGAGAATCCCagagggaaaagcagagagaaaaaagggaaggtagaaagaggagaaaagagagagagaggagtaacttttttttctctttctatttcactgcTCCGTGGAATTTCCGTGCTagtcatcgctattatcatgataattattattgttattatcattatcattattgttgttgtttttgctgatattattattgttattgtggttattactgttacttttatcattatatttatcattttcattgctattactgttattaacaaagttgttgtcattgtcattatcatcatcatcattagtgttattatcatcattagtattatcatcatgatcatcatcagtattaccatcctATTTCTTAGCATACTTACCATCAACCACCATTCCCAACaatactaaaatcatcattactatctcctATGCCATCATATCGCCATTTTATCACCCGTCACTGTcacctttcttatctcccttctcaCTATTCCTCACATTATCTTATCATTCTTATGTTAGACGCTATTTCACGGTATAACCCTTTAGCTTGGAGATGACTCAGCGAAACGGCAATGGGAAGGTCACAGGGAGTTTACACTGAAGAGTCAACATGCTTAGTCATCGCAGGTTGCGGGTTTgttgggacgagagagaggggggggggagagaggggggaggggggagggggaggaagagggagggggaggaagagggaggaagggagagagggaaagaaagaggggagagatagacagagagagaggggggaagggaaagagggagggtgaggagagagagagagagagagagagagagagagagagagagagagagagagagagagagagagagagagagagagagagtgtgagagtgagagagacggaaggagagagagagagagagagagagagagagagagagagagagagagagagagagagagag
This window contains:
- the LOC113808341 gene encoding macrophage mannose receptor 1-like isoform X1 codes for the protein MVREGTDSLNCLTLTLVACQNTPQVYLSYFQNNLKMMSYLPLIFTCALFAGKVEGRVTWNRTKLESFQAEVVTTTSTPPEQDCPGGYSLVGDKCLLFVTFVAEPYGEARQFCHAAKGELAAITTATDFKNTIDYIHANGLSGTSFWLDGSDEAAEGVWVTSSGEAVPLGTPFWAAFPNGQQPDNAHENEHYLCLSSSWFLYMNDASSSAIINFICEATIQKKTASAALAPFGPSAVGGRVSCPVLFIEVGGLCLMFVTWAEETWEDARRACVGASAELLAITDVEVFRALYLYIHQDNLSSHAFWLGGSDLASEGTWVYTTGEPVPMGTPFWGLYAGSASAQEPDGGTNQNCLAITGEGYFNFRDYSCASKFNPLCVYTG
- the LOC113808341 gene encoding macrophage mannose receptor 1-like isoform X2, which encodes MMSYLPLIFTCALFAGKVEGRVTWNRTKLESFQAEVVTTTSTPPEQDCPGGYSLVGDKCLLFVTFVAEPYGEARQFCHAAKGELAAITTATDFKNTIDYIHANGLSGTSFWLDGSDEAAEGVWVTSSGEAVPLGTPFWAAFPNGQQPDNAHENEHYLCLSSSWFLYMNDASSSAIINFICEATIQKKTASAALAPFGPSAVGGRVSCPVLFIEVGGLCLMFVTWAEETWEDARRACVGASAELLAITDVEVFRALYLYIHQDNLSSHAFWLGGSDLASEGTWVYTTGEPVPMGTPFWGLYAGSASAQEPDGGTNQNCLAITGEGYFNFRDYSCASKFNPLCVYTG